The following are encoded together in the Astyanax mexicanus isolate ESR-SI-001 chromosome 8, AstMex3_surface, whole genome shotgun sequence genome:
- the LOC125803905 gene encoding zinc finger protein 239-like, which yields MERNRSRTDKGNEKVSANLHKNMPKVCRKSKKKKKSSKKKRNYHCSDCGKSFFVESQLKIHQRYHTGEKPYQCSDCGKRFTILSHLQRHQVVHSEEKPYQCSQCGKCFNLESTLQSHQRIHTKEKPYSCSDCGKTFREGGSLKRHQRIHTGEKPYQCSDCGKSFNQLGTLQAHRRIHTGEKPYQCSECGKSFTQHSNLRIHLHMHSGERPFECEHCGKYFALQNNLYLHQRIHTGEKPYFCSDCGKNFRHSNSLRTHKCIKLEEDSS from the exons ATGGAGAGAAACAGGAGCAGAACTGATAAAG GAAACGAGAAAGTTTCAGCTAATCTCCATAAAAACATGCCTAAAGTCTGTCGCAagtcaaagaagaagaagaaatccagCAAGAAGAAGAGGAactatcactgttcagactgtgggaagagtttcttCGTAGAGAGTCAACTGAAAATACACCAGCGTTatcacaccggagagaagccgTATCAGTGCTCGGACTGCGGGAAGAGATTTACGATACTGAGTCATCTCCAGCGACACCAGGTCGTTCACAGCgaggagaaaccgtatcagtgctcacaGTGCGGGAAGTGTTTTAATTTAGAGAGCACTCTCCAGtcacaccagcgaattcacaccaAAGAGAAACCGTATTCCTGTTCAGACTGCGGGAAAACCTTCAGAGAGGGCGGTTCCCTCAAAAGGCATCAGCgtattcatactggagagaaaccgtatcagtgctcagactgcggTAAAAGCTTCAATCAACTGGGAACTCTTCAGGCTCACCGgcgaattcataccggagagaaaccgtatcagtgttcagagtgcgggaagagttttacccAACACAGTAATCTCAGAATTCATCTCCACATGCACTCTGGAGAACGACCGTTTGAGTGTGAACACTGTGGGAAGTACTTCGCTCTACAGAATAATCTCTATCTTCACCAgcgaattcataccggagagaaaccgtatttctGCTCGGACTGCGGGAAGAACTTCAGACACTCAAACTCTTTGAGGACTCATAAGTGTATAAAGTTAGAGGAAGATTCTTCATGA